The following are encoded together in the Deinococcus multiflagellatus genome:
- a CDS encoding DinB family protein → MLGPALAAHWLGHHHLTARTLLAYPDEALFTFSPAPPLRAFGAMVWEVHGQTGYVLDGLRTGTWGEPNWPALPAQDPAALRAAWAAQTARLARELPAVPETRYLDVQRTGWGELSGLGAALGAIDNQVHHRAQGYVYLRALGLGPPEFWDRDPSADFQGE, encoded by the coding sequence ATGCTGGGGCCGGCGCTGGCCGCCCACTGGCTGGGTCACCATCACCTGACCGCCCGCACCCTGCTGGCCTACCCCGACGAGGCGCTGTTCACCTTCTCACCCGCGCCGCCGCTGCGGGCCTTTGGCGCCATGGTGTGGGAGGTGCATGGCCAGACTGGGTACGTATTGGACGGTCTGCGCACAGGCACCTGGGGCGAGCCGAACTGGCCCGCGCTGCCCGCGCAGGACCCGGCGGCCCTGCGCGCTGCCTGGGCGGCGCAGACCGCCCGGCTCGCCCGTGAACTGCCTGCCGTGCCCGAGACGCGGTATCTGGACGTGCAGCGCACCGGCTGGGGCGAGCTGAGCGGCCTGGGTGCGGCGCTGGGCGCCATTGACAACCAGGTGCACCACCGTGCCCAGGGCTACGTGTACCTGCGGGCCCTTGGGCTTGGGCCGCCAGAATTCTGGGACCGTGACCCATCCGCTGACTTTCAAGGAGAATGA
- a CDS encoding DinB family protein — protein sequence MADLSLPLETFRRNARVNAALLGALTPDDYALSDGRGGWTVERHLRHMAGFRVGWLWNLSREHAMPLLDPTQKDADGDPLWRWQNAPAEDLGAALSAGDEAAVDAVQAHLASGEPFADPWNEGGYRSNPAHFLMHTVVHDSHHRGQIMALLRQGGHTKEEMDALDNHWGIWRE from the coding sequence ATGGCCGACCTATCGCTGCCGCTGGAGACCTTTCGCCGCAACGCCCGCGTGAACGCGGCCCTCCTGGGGGCGCTGACGCCAGACGACTACGCCCTGAGTGACGGCCGGGGCGGCTGGACGGTCGAGCGGCACCTGCGCCACATGGCGGGCTTCCGGGTGGGCTGGCTGTGGAACCTGTCACGCGAACACGCCATGCCCCTGCTGGACCCCACGCAAAAAGACGCCGACGGGGACCCCCTGTGGCGCTGGCAGAACGCCCCCGCCGAAGACTTGGGCGCCGCCCTGAGTGCCGGCGACGAGGCCGCAGTGGACGCGGTGCAGGCCCACCTGGCCTCGGGCGAGCCGTTCGCCGATCCCTGGAACGAGGGCGGCTACCGGTCCAACCCGGCCCACTTTCTGATGCACACGGTGGTGCACGACAGCCACCACCGGGGCCAGATCATGGCGCTGCTGCGCCAGGGCGGCCACACCAAGGAAGAGATGGACGCCCTGGACAACCACTGGGGCATCTGGCGCGAGTAA
- a CDS encoding ACT domain-containing protein translates to MTPQTLSVLPGRYAVVQLPPDAPLPPLAGAFWSLTRTADELSLVCAEAEVPPGSTAADGWVAFKLHGPFPFHLTGILASVLNPLRDVEVGIFALSTFDTDYVLVKQAQQPEATAALRAAGHTVLEA, encoded by the coding sequence ATGACCCCTCAGACCCTCTCGGTGCTGCCCGGCCGCTACGCCGTGGTGCAGCTGCCGCCCGACGCACCCCTGCCCCCGCTGGCAGGGGCGTTCTGGTCGCTGACCCGCACCGCCGACGAACTGTCTCTGGTCTGCGCCGAAGCTGAAGTGCCGCCCGGGAGCACTGCGGCGGACGGCTGGGTGGCGTTCAAGCTGCACGGCCCGTTTCCTTTTCACCTGACCGGCATTCTGGCCAGCGTGCTGAACCCGCTGCGCGACGTCGAGGTGGGCATTTTTGCCCTCAGCACCTTTGACACGGACTACGTGCTGGTCAAGCAGGCACAGCAGCCTGAAGCCACAGCTGCCCTGCGCGCTGCCGGGCATACCGTGCTGGAAGCCTGA
- the ftsH gene encoding ATP-dependent zinc metalloprotease FtsH, which produces MKRLNPWLIVLFVLALFLMFSQAPLSGRTSVSYNQFKDLLREGKVAQVVVRENNASVTLKEATQITLPGPANQAPRTTSVEGFNVLLPSSQATPDSGLISELERQNVQLRFERPSQWLGILLNFLPIILLFAMMYFFFMRAQGGQNGVMQFGQSRAKKYGKENRVPTKFTDVAGHEEAKRELVEVVDFLKNPGKYHQIGAEIPKGVLLVGPPGTGKTLLARAIAGEADVPFFSVSASEFMEMFVGVGASRVRTLFEDARKSAPAIMFIDEIDSIGRKRGAGIGGGHDEREQTLNQILSEMDGFDKTSSVIVLAATNRPDVLDPALLRPGRFDRQVTIDLPNLREREAILKVHLRNKPLAGGVDVNEIAKSTPYFSGADLKNVTNEAALEAARLSKTQIDMSDFYRALDKITLGLENGSLTVSEQEKKAIAYHEAGHAVTAAVIPGSDKLQKVSIIPRGRALGAAFYLPEEQVLMSKERLENQLVVALGGRAAEEVFMGSVTSGAADDFRKATNIARRMVLEWGMGDNFKNMALTTDSGPVFLGEDMAKPKAFSEHTSQLVDEDVKRILTRAYERARELVTQYRQAMHEVADALLSQELITGDVVREAVGRVGGEQQPMPQTTA; this is translated from the coding sequence TTGAAACGGCTCAATCCCTGGCTGATCGTCCTGTTCGTCCTGGCCCTGTTCCTGATGTTCTCGCAGGCGCCGCTCAGCGGACGGACCAGCGTGAGTTACAACCAATTCAAAGACCTGCTGCGGGAGGGCAAGGTGGCGCAGGTCGTCGTGCGCGAAAACAACGCCTCGGTCACGCTGAAAGAAGCCACCCAGATCACGCTCCCGGGGCCGGCCAATCAGGCGCCGCGTACCACCTCCGTCGAGGGCTTCAATGTGCTGCTGCCCAGCAGTCAGGCCACGCCCGACAGCGGCCTGATCAGCGAGCTGGAGCGCCAGAACGTGCAGCTGCGCTTTGAGCGGCCCAGCCAGTGGCTGGGGATTTTGCTGAACTTCCTGCCGATCATCCTGCTGTTTGCCATGATGTACTTCTTCTTCATGCGCGCCCAGGGCGGCCAGAACGGCGTGATGCAGTTTGGCCAGAGCCGCGCCAAGAAGTACGGCAAGGAAAACCGCGTGCCCACCAAGTTCACCGACGTGGCCGGCCACGAGGAAGCCAAGCGCGAACTGGTGGAGGTCGTGGACTTCCTGAAAAACCCCGGCAAGTACCACCAGATTGGCGCCGAGATTCCCAAGGGCGTGCTGCTCGTGGGCCCCCCCGGCACCGGTAAAACGCTGCTGGCCCGCGCCATCGCCGGCGAGGCCGACGTGCCCTTTTTCAGTGTCAGTGCCTCGGAATTCATGGAGATGTTCGTGGGCGTGGGCGCCAGCCGCGTGCGCACCCTGTTCGAGGACGCCCGCAAGAGCGCCCCGGCCATCATGTTCATTGACGAGATTGACTCGATTGGCCGCAAGCGTGGTGCCGGCATCGGCGGCGGGCACGACGAGCGCGAGCAGACCCTGAACCAGATCCTCTCGGAGATGGACGGTTTCGACAAGACGAGCAGCGTGATCGTGCTGGCCGCCACCAACCGCCCCGACGTGCTGGACCCCGCGCTGCTGCGCCCGGGCCGCTTCGACCGGCAGGTGACCATTGACCTGCCCAACCTCAGGGAGCGCGAGGCAATCCTGAAGGTGCACCTGCGCAACAAGCCGCTGGCCGGCGGCGTGGACGTCAACGAGATTGCCAAGAGCACCCCGTACTTCTCGGGCGCCGACCTGAAGAACGTGACCAACGAGGCCGCGCTGGAAGCCGCCCGCCTGAGCAAGACCCAGATTGACATGAGCGACTTTTACCGCGCGCTGGACAAGATCACCCTGGGCCTGGAAAACGGGTCGCTGACGGTGAGCGAGCAGGAAAAGAAAGCGATTGCCTACCACGAGGCCGGGCACGCCGTGACGGCCGCCGTGATTCCAGGCAGCGACAAGCTGCAGAAGGTGAGCATCATTCCGCGTGGCCGCGCGCTGGGCGCCGCCTTCTACCTGCCCGAGGAACAGGTGCTGATGAGCAAGGAGCGCCTGGAAAACCAGCTCGTGGTGGCCCTGGGGGGCCGCGCCGCCGAGGAAGTGTTCATGGGCAGCGTGACCAGCGGCGCCGCCGACGATTTCCGCAAAGCCACCAACATCGCCCGGCGCATGGTGCTGGAGTGGGGCATGGGCGACAATTTCAAGAACATGGCCCTGACCACCGACAGTGGCCCCGTGTTCCTGGGCGAGGACATGGCCAAGCCCAAGGCCTTCAGCGAGCACACTAGCCAGCTGGTGGACGAGGACGTCAAGCGCATCCTCACCCGCGCTTACGAGCGGGCCCGCGAACTGGTGACCCAGTACCGCCAGGCCATGCACGAGGTGGCCGACGCCCTGCTGAGCCAGGAACTGATCACCGGTGACGTCGTGCGCGAGGCAGTGGGCCGCGTGGGCGGCGAACAGCAGCCCATGCCCCAGACCACGGCGTAA
- a CDS encoding ATP-dependent metallopeptidase FtsH/Yme1/Tma family protein, producing MTKPRVPAPFWPVLGGVLALCVFAALGLLGWRALAGLQSTPLSDADFRSSLSAGQVQAVVVRGKAAQVSLRTDDRPYRLAWPEPLTSDRALLSELKRQNVTLRFEQPNQWLGILLNFLPIILLALFMALPLVLLGALFVWLRERRVTQR from the coding sequence ATGACCAAACCCCGTGTTCCTGCGCCGTTCTGGCCCGTGCTGGGCGGGGTGCTGGCCCTGTGCGTCTTTGCCGCCCTGGGGCTCCTGGGGTGGCGGGCCCTGGCGGGCCTCCAGAGCACGCCGCTCAGCGACGCCGACTTCCGTTCGTCCCTGAGCGCCGGGCAGGTGCAGGCGGTCGTGGTGCGCGGCAAGGCGGCGCAGGTCAGCCTGCGCACCGATGACCGCCCTTACCGCCTTGCCTGGCCTGAACCCCTGACCTCAGACCGCGCGCTCCTGTCCGAGCTGAAGCGCCAGAACGTGACGCTGCGCTTTGAGCAACCCAACCAGTGGCTGGGCATTCTGCTGAACTTCCTGCCGATCATCCTGCTGGCGCTGTTCATGGCACTGCCGTTGGTGCTGCTGGGCGCGCTGTTCGTGTGGCTGAGAGAACGCCGGGTGACGCAACGCTAA
- a CDS encoding tetratricopeptide repeat protein — MIDVATTWQQVCAALAGGDYDAAFGILEAASREAKKPERARLALYLGHLHALYGDAALAELGAALREARTLDPARRDDPLYLALSAELDARTRGEEAAPPPQAAREATDALPRFHALCALALAGKPQEALDVHVGSADLPQHLRWRLRSWEADAHESLGQSAEAAGLYAEAAHLASGMNRAVMLQEQAALHLQLGQPEAAKAALDQARPLYAARPSPDEAEEQGLNLATWHYLRAQALLNLGQPSAAHDMIREAARLEAQYGDPSYGVALVRGQVLTHLGLTEQALEAFGEALRLSADSDRPYANHELGVALLDLDRPVEAREKLEAALSDPEYPYLPEVLADLAECDYRLGRLPEAQQEAEQALSQGAVVPASLVLGSVALDYFQLDDALDHYERVIREAAPGSRDWLTASQMAADVMAQQGFPNPAAAYAYAQQALSHTPESDDWHVTLQEHLRRAGELLAQQGAQGGRTLN; from the coding sequence ATGATTGACGTAGCCACCACCTGGCAGCAAGTGTGCGCGGCGCTCGCGGGGGGCGACTACGACGCGGCCTTTGGCATTCTGGAGGCGGCATCGCGCGAGGCAAAGAAACCCGAGCGGGCGCGGCTGGCCCTGTACCTGGGCCACCTGCACGCCCTGTACGGCGACGCGGCCCTGGCCGAGCTGGGCGCCGCGCTGCGCGAGGCCCGCACCCTGGACCCGGCGCGGCGCGACGACCCGCTGTACCTCGCCCTGTCGGCCGAACTTGACGCCCGCACGCGCGGCGAGGAGGCCGCCCCGCCCCCCCAGGCGGCGCGCGAGGCCACTGACGCCCTGCCCCGCTTTCACGCGCTGTGCGCGCTGGCCCTGGCCGGCAAACCGCAGGAGGCCCTGGACGTGCATGTGGGCAGCGCCGACCTGCCCCAGCACCTGCGCTGGCGCCTGCGCTCCTGGGAGGCCGACGCCCACGAGAGCCTGGGCCAGAGCGCCGAGGCGGCGGGGCTGTATGCCGAAGCCGCCCACCTCGCTTCGGGCATGAACCGCGCGGTCATGCTGCAGGAGCAGGCCGCGCTGCACCTGCAACTGGGCCAGCCCGAGGCCGCCAAGGCCGCGCTGGATCAGGCCCGGCCCCTGTACGCCGCCCGCCCCAGCCCCGACGAGGCCGAGGAACAGGGCCTGAACCTCGCCACGTGGCACTACCTGCGCGCCCAGGCGCTGCTGAATCTGGGCCAGCCTTCAGCGGCGCACGACATGATCCGCGAGGCCGCGCGCCTGGAAGCCCAGTACGGCGACCCCAGCTACGGCGTGGCGCTGGTGCGCGGGCAGGTGCTGACCCACCTGGGTCTGACCGAACAGGCCCTGGAGGCTTTTGGCGAGGCGCTGCGGCTGTCGGCCGACAGTGACCGCCCGTATGCCAACCACGAACTGGGCGTGGCCCTGCTGGACCTCGACCGCCCCGTTGAAGCCCGCGAGAAGCTGGAAGCGGCCCTGTCGGACCCCGAATACCCCTACCTGCCCGAGGTGCTGGCTGACCTCGCCGAGTGCGACTACCGCCTGGGGCGCCTGCCCGAAGCGCAGCAGGAAGCCGAGCAGGCCTTATCGCAGGGGGCCGTGGTGCCGGCCAGCCTGGTGCTGGGCAGCGTGGCGCTGGACTATTTTCAGCTCGACGACGCCCTGGACCACTACGAGCGCGTGATCCGCGAGGCCGCCCCCGGCAGCCGCGACTGGCTGACCGCCTCGCAGATGGCGGCCGACGTGATGGCCCAGCAGGGCTTTCCCAACCCGGCCGCCGCCTACGCCTACGCCCAGCAGGCCCTGAGCCACACCCCCGAAAGCGACGACTGGCACGTGACCCTGCAGGAGCACCTGCGCCGCGCGGGTGAGCTGCTGGCCCAGCAGGGCGCCCAGGGAGGCCGCACGCTGAACTGA
- a CDS encoding WD40 repeat domain-containing protein, translating to MTKLPSAMARLLGAALLLGSASALTLSDPKVYTVPGADTRVAAFLPGGQVAVNADNGVLILDQNLKTVRSWYTLQNDVTGLVASPNGARLAAMTRSRWAVWDVASGREVRSGPSSYDTRLGFDAQGDLLLQDDGTLYRVSVATGQRQEVLGGGDLYDVAVSPDGTLLVALYEDRAELVRLSSGEVLAKVDVAGEAYEVAATFVPGAEAAVVRLDEQAVILRAGQAAAEVEGGEDLSTGGSVVFLNPQQFVYAQYGEGQLYDAVSGEAVGDPLEFGASGPLAAGPDGTVLALGRTVGRLSTADLSAPPRPQVTLPSSNALLGAFVGGAAHAGVSEFINLKTGTALNVGQTSRLSNAEAMGDSVWTLNGLSVNVYRAGKVTRVATLDEDAEYETLHASPSGQFAAVSGYYGAALLDGRSGKVLGKVTETQLKLEDIHDALPTLDGKGLIIIPHEGDLFRYDLGTKKRTPVFKLPADAEAYELQQSPGGTLAVVYGTEDDDRVALVKPGATAAFKTLVFGRAVRALRFSPDGKLLAVLTGDAQNALQIYDTATGALLTRTGTFSLRTSLLVWSADGRELLVGSGLLGQSGSATVYTVKK from the coding sequence ATGACCAAGCTTCCTTCTGCCATGGCCCGGCTGCTGGGCGCCGCCCTCCTGCTGGGCAGCGCCAGCGCGCTGACCCTCTCGGACCCCAAGGTTTACACCGTGCCCGGCGCCGACACCCGGGTGGCCGCCTTTCTGCCCGGCGGGCAGGTGGCCGTCAACGCCGACAACGGGGTGCTGATTCTGGACCAGAACCTCAAGACGGTGCGCAGCTGGTACACCCTGCAAAACGACGTGACCGGTCTGGTCGCCAGCCCGAACGGCGCGCGGCTGGCCGCCATGACCCGCAGCCGCTGGGCGGTGTGGGACGTGGCCAGCGGCCGCGAGGTGCGCAGCGGCCCGTCCAGCTACGACACCCGGCTGGGCTTTGACGCCCAGGGCGACCTGCTGCTGCAGGACGACGGCACGCTGTACCGCGTGAGCGTCGCCACGGGGCAGCGCCAGGAGGTGCTGGGCGGCGGCGACCTGTACGACGTGGCCGTGAGCCCCGACGGCACCCTGCTGGTCGCGCTGTACGAGGACCGCGCGGAGCTGGTGCGCCTGAGCAGCGGCGAGGTGCTGGCAAAGGTTGACGTGGCGGGCGAGGCCTACGAGGTGGCGGCCACCTTCGTGCCGGGCGCGGAAGCCGCCGTGGTGCGCCTGGATGAACAGGCCGTGATTCTGCGCGCTGGTCAGGCCGCGGCCGAGGTGGAAGGCGGCGAGGACCTGTCCACCGGCGGCAGTGTGGTGTTCCTGAACCCGCAGCAGTTCGTGTATGCCCAGTACGGCGAGGGCCAGCTGTACGACGCCGTGAGCGGCGAGGCGGTGGGTGACCCGCTGGAATTCGGCGCCTCTGGGCCGCTGGCCGCTGGGCCCGACGGCACCGTGCTGGCGCTGGGGCGCACGGTGGGCCGCCTGAGCACCGCCGACCTGAGTGCCCCGCCCCGGCCCCAGGTGACCCTGCCGTCGAGCAACGCGCTCCTGGGCGCGTTTGTGGGCGGCGCGGCGCACGCGGGGGTCAGCGAGTTCATCAACCTCAAGACCGGCACGGCCCTGAACGTGGGCCAGACCAGCCGCCTGTCGAACGCCGAGGCCATGGGTGACAGCGTCTGGACGCTCAACGGCCTGAGCGTGAACGTGTACCGCGCGGGCAAAGTCACGCGCGTGGCCACCCTGGACGAGGACGCCGAGTACGAAACGCTGCACGCCTCGCCCAGTGGGCAGTTTGCGGCGGTCAGCGGCTACTACGGCGCGGCGCTGCTCGACGGCCGCAGCGGGAAGGTGCTGGGCAAGGTCACCGAAACCCAGCTGAAGCTCGAGGACATCCACGACGCCCTGCCCACCCTGGACGGCAAGGGCCTGATCATCATTCCGCACGAGGGTGACCTCTTCCGCTACGACCTGGGCACCAAGAAGCGCACGCCTGTGTTCAAACTCCCCGCCGACGCCGAGGCCTACGAGCTGCAGCAAAGCCCCGGCGGCACCCTGGCCGTGGTCTACGGCACCGAGGACGATGACCGGGTGGCCCTGGTCAAGCCCGGCGCCACAGCCGCCTTCAAGACCCTGGTGTTTGGCCGGGCGGTGCGCGCGCTGCGCTTCAGCCCCGACGGCAAACTGCTGGCCGTGCTGACCGGCGACGCCCAGAACGCCCTGCAGATCTACGACACCGCCACGGGCGCCCTGCTGACGCGCACCGGCACGTTTAGCCTGCGCACCTCGCTGCTGGTGTGGAGCGCCGATGGCCGCGAACTGTTGGTGGGCTCGGGCCTGCTGGGCCAGAGCGGCAGCGCCACGGTGTACACGGTCAAAAAGTAA
- a CDS encoding glutamine--tRNA ligase/YqeY domain fusion protein, protein MTAPESPAASSPGAPRVAPNFITEIIERDLKAGKYPQVVTRFPPEPSGYAHLGHIFASFLDFQTAVQYGGRYHLRMDDTNPELATQEYADAIAEDLQWLGWDWGEHLYYASDYFERYYAYAEQLVLQGDAYVDSVSGAEMARLRGDPHTPGTPSPYRSRTPEENLDLLRRMRAGEFADGEHVLRAKIDLGSPNMKLRDPVLYRILRGHHYRAGDAWCIYPMYDFQHPLQDAIEGVTHSMCSLEFVDNRAIYDWLMERLGFEPRPHQYEFGRRGLEYTITSKRKLRKLVEEGAVSGWDDPRMPTLRGQRRLGVTPEAIRAFAAQIGVSRTNRTVDISVYENAVRDDLNHRAPRVMAVLNPVRLTLSNLGTTQILQLPYWPFDVVRDSPDGLVARPTGERVAPEQATRPVPLTRELYIERDDFHPEPPKGYKRLTPGGTVRLRGAGIIRADRFEVDEEGQVTHIHATLLGEDAKAGGVIHWVSAERALPAEFRLYDRLFRVPNPEAANPKDTAAGPENPPFDPEGIGHEDESAPLDAKFLRYLNPESLRVTRGFVEPSVEHDPADTRYQFERQGYFWRDPVDSRPGTLVFGRIITLKDTWAGKAEGGKPAAEGQSKNAQGSRGQGVEKQVGGEKPASPAAAPAPLTPEQEAEAARLTGLGAAEAEARTAARDEALLAFVQGAVPGATFGQVVSWAVNDLAPGLRAGTVQVQAADLAPLAERLAAGELTTRVAREVLARAAASGEAPLGIIERENLGGALSAEALAAAVAEVLAAHPDKVAAYRAGKTALMGFFTGQAMRVTGGKAQPQALAQALQRALAPQDA, encoded by the coding sequence ATGACGGCCCCCGAGTCCCCTGCTGCCTCCTCGCCCGGCGCCCCGCGCGTGGCCCCCAATTTCATTACCGAGATCATTGAGCGCGACCTGAAGGCTGGCAAATACCCGCAGGTGGTCACCCGCTTTCCGCCCGAACCCAGCGGTTACGCGCACCTGGGGCATATTTTTGCGTCGTTTCTGGATTTCCAGACGGCTGTGCAGTACGGCGGGCGCTACCACCTGCGCATGGACGACACCAACCCCGAACTGGCCACCCAGGAATACGCCGACGCCATTGCCGAGGACCTGCAGTGGCTGGGCTGGGACTGGGGCGAACACCTGTATTACGCCAGCGATTACTTTGAGCGCTACTACGCCTACGCCGAGCAACTGGTCCTGCAGGGCGACGCCTACGTGGACTCGGTGAGCGGCGCCGAGATGGCCCGGCTGCGCGGCGACCCCCATACCCCCGGCACCCCCAGCCCCTACCGGAGTCGCACCCCCGAAGAGAACCTGGACCTGCTGCGCCGCATGCGGGCCGGCGAGTTTGCCGACGGCGAGCATGTGCTGCGCGCCAAGATTGACCTGGGCAGCCCCAACATGAAGCTGCGCGACCCGGTGCTGTACCGCATTCTGCGCGGGCACCACTACCGCGCCGGGGACGCGTGGTGCATCTACCCCATGTACGACTTTCAGCACCCGCTGCAAGACGCCATTGAGGGCGTCACGCATTCCATGTGCTCGCTGGAATTCGTGGACAACCGCGCCATTTACGACTGGCTGATGGAGCGCCTGGGCTTTGAGCCCCGGCCCCACCAGTACGAGTTCGGGCGCCGGGGCCTGGAATACACCATCACCAGCAAGCGCAAGCTGCGCAAGCTGGTGGAAGAGGGCGCCGTGAGCGGCTGGGACGATCCCCGTATGCCCACCCTGCGCGGGCAGCGCCGCCTGGGCGTGACCCCGGAAGCCATTCGCGCCTTTGCCGCCCAGATCGGCGTGAGCCGCACCAACCGCACCGTGGACATCAGCGTGTACGAAAACGCCGTGCGCGACGACCTGAACCACCGCGCCCCCCGCGTGATGGCGGTGCTGAACCCGGTGCGCCTGACCCTGAGCAACCTCGGCACCACGCAGATCCTTCAGCTGCCCTACTGGCCCTTTGACGTGGTGCGCGACAGCCCGGACGGCCTCGTGGCCCGGCCCACGGGCGAGCGCGTGGCCCCCGAACAGGCCACCCGCCCGGTGCCCCTGACGCGCGAGCTTTACATTGAGCGCGACGACTTTCACCCCGAGCCTCCCAAGGGCTACAAGCGCCTGACACCCGGCGGCACTGTGCGCCTGCGCGGCGCCGGGATTATCCGCGCTGACCGCTTTGAGGTCGATGAGGAGGGGCAGGTGACCCACATTCACGCCACCCTGCTGGGCGAGGACGCCAAGGCGGGCGGGGTGATTCACTGGGTCAGCGCCGAGCGCGCCCTGCCCGCCGAATTCCGGCTGTACGACCGCCTGTTCCGGGTGCCCAACCCAGAAGCGGCCAATCCCAAGGACACGGCGGCCGGGCCCGAGAATCCCCCCTTTGATCCCGAAGGCATTGGCCACGAGGATGAATCCGCGCCCCTGGACGCAAAATTCCTGCGCTACCTGAACCCCGAAAGCCTGCGGGTGACGCGGGGCTTTGTGGAACCCAGCGTGGAGCACGACCCCGCCGATACCCGGTACCAGTTTGAGCGCCAGGGCTACTTCTGGCGTGACCCGGTGGACAGCCGCCCCGGCACGCTGGTGTTCGGCCGAATTATTACGCTGAAGGACACCTGGGCAGGCAAGGCAGAGGGCGGAAAGCCGGCGGCAGAGGGGCAGAGCAAGAATGCCCAGGGGTCGAGGGGTCAAGGGGTCGAGAAACAGGTGGGGGGCGAGAAGCCAGCTTCTCCAGCTGCGGCCCCGGCGCCGCTGACCCCCGAGCAGGAGGCCGAGGCGGCGCGGCTGACCGGGCTGGGCGCCGCCGAGGCCGAGGCGCGTACCGCCGCGCGGGACGAGGCGCTGCTGGCCTTTGTGCAGGGGGCCGTGCCCGGGGCCACCTTTGGGCAGGTGGTGTCGTGGGCGGTCAACGACCTTGCGCCGGGGCTGCGGGCGGGCACGGTGCAGGTGCAGGCCGCCGACCTCGCCCCGCTGGCCGAGCGGCTGGCGGCGGGCGAGCTGACCACCCGCGTGGCGCGCGAGGTACTGGCCCGCGCCGCCGCGTCCGGCGAGGCGCCGCTGGGCATCATCGAGCGCGAGAACCTGGGGGGCGCCCTGTCCGCCGAGGCGCTGGCAGCGGCGGTGGCCGAGGTGCTGGCCGCCCATCCCGACAAGGTGGCGGCCTACCGCGCGGGCAAGACGGCCCTGATGGGCTTTTTCACCGGCCAGGCCATGCGCGTCACGGGCGGCAAGGCCCAGCCCCAGGCGCTGGCCCAGGCCCTGCAGCGCGCCCTGGCCCCCCAGGACGCCTGA
- a CDS encoding multidrug DMT transporter — MDTLKKAGAMLAHLELFHRMLDLRGLLQLAAHMEERGDRVTLISPASITLIGAEMHSDAQVTTAKGATIEATTAYRVLQGLKGHEAPEYAVTREELGALNARAVAELGESDALRAFEATLARITGTPTEPAGERPARGRRGAEADTPTEQPAA; from the coding sequence ATGGACACCCTGAAAAAAGCCGGAGCCATGCTGGCCCACCTGGAGCTGTTTCACCGCATGCTGGACCTGCGCGGCCTGCTGCAACTGGCCGCCCACATGGAAGAGCGCGGCGACCGCGTGACCCTGATCAGCCCCGCGAGCATCACCCTGATTGGCGCGGAGATGCACAGTGACGCCCAGGTGACCACCGCCAAGGGCGCCACCATTGAAGCCACCACCGCCTACCGCGTGCTACAGGGCCTGAAAGGGCACGAGGCCCCCGAATACGCCGTGACCCGCGAGGAACTGGGCGCCCTGAATGCCCGCGCCGTGGCCGAACTGGGCGAGAGCGACGCCCTGCGCGCCTTTGAAGCCACCCTGGCCCGCATCACGGGCACGCCCACCGAGCCTGCGGGCGAGCGCCCGGCCCGGGGCCGCCGGGGCGCCGAGGCCGACACCCCCACCGAGCAGCCCGCCGCCTGA